A single region of the Devosia sp. FJ2-5-3 genome encodes:
- a CDS encoding GNAT family N-acetyltransferase — protein sequence MTQIHLVPATPSQKPVIANLIQLYLHDMTEFMPFPVGADGRFKYDFLDRFWRHPYLILSGEEIAGFALVIDECPLTGTQPCWFMAEFFVLKAHRGRGAGRAALDLALAAHPGPWHIGVPHANSAAQAFWSTSLATRSPQVRDLHFDGDDWRLHSFSA from the coding sequence ATGACCCAAATCCACCTCGTCCCCGCAACGCCATCGCAAAAGCCGGTCATCGCCAATCTGATCCAGCTTTACCTGCACGACATGACCGAGTTCATGCCGTTCCCGGTCGGCGCCGACGGCCGGTTCAAATACGATTTCCTCGACCGCTTCTGGCGCCATCCCTATCTCATCCTGTCGGGCGAAGAGATCGCCGGTTTCGCGCTGGTCATCGACGAATGCCCGCTGACCGGTACGCAGCCGTGCTGGTTCATGGCGGAGTTCTTTGTGCTCAAAGCCCACCGGGGCAGGGGAGCGGGACGCGCCGCGCTCGACCTGGCACTCGCGGCCCACCCCGGCCCTTGGCACATCGGCGTTCCCCACGCCAATAGCGCCGCTCAGGCGTTCTGGTCGACTTCCCTCGCCACCCGCTCTCCCCAGGTCCGCGACCTCCATTTCGATGGCGACGACTGGCGGCTCCACTCATTCAGTGCCTGA